From a single Streptomyces sp. 1331.2 genomic region:
- a CDS encoding endonuclease/exonuclease/phosphatase family protein — protein sequence MTAGPVTAATSSTANATAVTAATAAPLEPPPSGPRRLRLLSYNIRSLRDDRRALARVVRACAPDLVCIQESPRYWRPEGQARWLARSTGTAVLAGGGRTAAGPLLLGRPGAVEVLGVHDRLLPKTRGLHARGFATALLRVPGAAPFTVTSCHLSLDPEERYGQFELLPEQLAIAEHGIVAGDFNEHPDGPGWQLLASRLQDGYPTAPWGGEFTSVPERPYQRIDAVFATPGITVLGCGVPHGLPGVTEADLRAATDHLPVLAVLELPEREAPEPPEREAPEPPEREAPEPPEREAPEPPEREAPEPPER from the coding sequence ATGACCGCCGGACCCGTGACCGCCGCGACCAGCAGCACCGCGAACGCGACCGCCGTGACCGCCGCCACTGCCGCGCCCCTCGAACCGCCGCCGTCCGGACCGCGCCGGCTGCGGCTGCTCAGCTACAACATCCGTTCGCTGCGCGACGACCGGCGGGCGCTGGCCCGGGTGGTCCGGGCCTGCGCTCCCGACCTGGTCTGCATCCAGGAGTCACCGCGCTACTGGCGGCCCGAGGGCCAGGCCCGGTGGCTGGCCCGGAGCACCGGGACGGCCGTCCTGGCCGGCGGCGGCCGGACCGCGGCCGGTCCGCTGCTGCTCGGCCGGCCCGGCGCGGTGGAGGTGCTGGGGGTGCACGACCGGCTGCTGCCCAAGACCCGCGGCCTGCACGCCCGGGGCTTCGCCACCGCGCTGCTGCGGGTGCCGGGCGCGGCGCCGTTCACCGTCACCAGCTGCCACCTCAGCCTGGATCCCGAGGAGCGGTACGGGCAGTTCGAACTGCTGCCGGAGCAGCTGGCGATCGCCGAACACGGCATCGTGGCAGGGGACTTCAACGAGCACCCGGACGGCCCGGGCTGGCAGCTGCTGGCCTCCCGGCTGCAGGACGGGTACCCGACCGCGCCCTGGGGCGGCGAGTTCACCTCCGTACCGGAGCGCCCCTACCAGCGGATCGACGCCGTGTTCGCCACGCCCGGGATCACCGTCCTCGGCTGCGGGGTGCCGCACGGGCTGCCCGGGGTCACCGAAGCAGACCTCCGGGCCGCGACCGACCACCTGCCGGTGCTCGCCGTCCTCGAACTGCCGGAACGCGAAGCCCCCGAACCGCCGGAACGCGAAGCCCCCGAACCGCCGGAACGCGAAGCCCCCGAACCGCCGGAACGCGAAGCCCCCGAACCGCCGGAACGCGAAGCCCCCGAACCGCCGGAACGCTAG
- a CDS encoding alpha/beta hydrolase, which yields MPLLPGAEPYRHRGGPVGVLLCHGFTGSPQSLRPWAEDLAAAGYTVSLPLLPGHGTRWQDMQLTRWEDWYAEVERELLTLADECEQVFVFALSMGGALALRLAALHGPTVSGLVLVNPSVRADTPASVLLPVLRHLVPSVPGIVNDIAKAGSTEVGYHRTPLHAAWSLSRLWREVQRRLPEVTQPVLLFHSPQDHVVSPANSELVLARISSTDVTERLCGRSFHVATLDHDAAEIFAAGRDFIRRLVPAHAAGATRVESDDHHG from the coding sequence ATGCCGTTGCTGCCCGGTGCCGAACCGTACCGCCACCGCGGCGGACCGGTGGGAGTACTGCTCTGTCACGGCTTCACCGGCTCGCCGCAGTCGCTGCGGCCCTGGGCCGAGGACCTGGCCGCGGCCGGGTACACGGTGTCGCTGCCGCTGCTGCCGGGGCACGGCACCCGCTGGCAGGACATGCAGCTCACCCGTTGGGAGGACTGGTACGCCGAGGTCGAGCGGGAGCTGCTGACCCTCGCCGACGAGTGCGAGCAGGTGTTCGTCTTCGCGCTGTCGATGGGCGGCGCGCTGGCGCTGCGGCTCGCCGCGCTGCACGGCCCGACGGTGTCCGGGCTGGTGCTGGTCAACCCGTCGGTGCGCGCGGACACCCCCGCGAGTGTGCTGCTTCCGGTGCTGCGCCACCTCGTCCCGAGCGTGCCCGGGATCGTGAACGACATCGCCAAGGCCGGCTCCACCGAGGTCGGTTACCACCGGACGCCGCTGCACGCCGCCTGGTCTCTGAGCCGGCTGTGGCGGGAGGTCCAGCGACGCCTGCCGGAGGTGACCCAGCCGGTGCTGCTCTTCCACAGCCCGCAGGACCACGTCGTCTCGCCGGCCAACTCGGAACTGGTGCTGGCCCGGATATCCTCGACCGACGTGACGGAGCGGCTGTGCGGGCGCAGCTTCCACGTCGCGACGCTGGACCACGACGCGGCGGAAATATTCGCGGCCGGCCGGGACTTCATCCGACGGCTGGTTCCCGCACACGCGGCGGGCGCCACCCGGGTCGAATCCGACGATCACCATGGCTGA
- a CDS encoding lysophospholipid acyltransferase family protein: MKMIVAPLLRIFFRPWLEGEENIPTEGAAIIASNHLSFSDSFFFPALIKRRVTFIAKAEYFNTPGLKGRLTAAFFKGVGQLPVDRSGVRGAGEAAIRSAIAVLERGELFGVYPEGTRSPDGKLYRGKVGGLARVALATGAPVIPVAMIDTEKVQPPGQVVPNFGIRPGIRIGRPLDFSRYQGMENDRFILRSVTDEVMYEIMRLSGQEYVDIYATAAKRQIADEKKKADAERRAAAKAEKAEAAEAEKAAAAEAEKAAEAEKTAEAQKTAEADKETGSA, encoded by the coding sequence ATGAAGATGATCGTCGCGCCACTGCTTCGGATCTTCTTCCGGCCGTGGCTCGAAGGCGAGGAGAACATCCCCACCGAGGGTGCGGCGATCATCGCGAGCAACCACCTGTCCTTCTCGGACTCCTTCTTCTTCCCCGCGCTGATCAAGCGCCGGGTCACCTTCATCGCGAAGGCCGAGTACTTCAACACCCCGGGCCTCAAGGGCCGGCTGACCGCCGCCTTCTTCAAGGGCGTCGGCCAGCTGCCGGTGGACCGCTCGGGCGTGCGAGGCGCCGGCGAGGCCGCGATCCGCAGCGCCATCGCGGTGCTGGAGCGGGGCGAGCTGTTCGGCGTCTACCCCGAGGGCACCCGCTCGCCCGACGGCAAGCTGTACCGCGGCAAGGTCGGTGGCCTGGCCCGCGTCGCGCTGGCCACCGGCGCCCCGGTGATCCCGGTCGCCATGATCGACACCGAGAAGGTGCAGCCGCCCGGCCAGGTCGTCCCCAACTTCGGCATCCGCCCCGGCATCCGGATCGGCCGCCCGCTGGACTTCTCCCGCTACCAGGGCATGGAGAACGACCGCTTCATCCTCCGTTCGGTGACGGACGAGGTGATGTACGAGATCATGCGGCTCTCCGGCCAGGAGTACGTGGACATCTACGCGACCGCCGCCAAGCGGCAGATCGCCGACGAGAAGAAGAAGGCCGACGCCGAGCGCCGGGCGGCGGCCAAGGCGGAGAAGGCGGAGGCCGCCGAAGCCGAGAAGGCTGCCGCGGCCGAGGCGGAGAAGGCCGCTGAGGCCGAGAAGACCGCCGAGGCGCAGAAGACCGCCGAAGCGGACAAGGAGACCGGCTCGGCCTGA
- the macS gene encoding MacS family sensor histidine kinase, producing MTDVGRAGAVGGTVAAGGMSVELPLWKAISYFRVLALIYALLRYVNSYLHFLHPVAGWIFLGALTLWTLATTRAFANPQRCTWYVLGVDLTLVVTGIVMSGLTDAPGRISHGAPTLPTIWAAGTVLGCAAKGGWRPAAASGSVIGAANILCHGGPTGDNLHNIVLLLVAGCAIGYVIELARASEATLTRALQVEAATRERERLSRDIHDGVLQVLALVQRRGAELGDGTGGAGAGAGTGFAELGRLAGEQERALRTLMTGGPIPAQRLPEPDAAEPRDLTALLRPYGDERITLSAPGTPVLLPGPAAGELAAAVGAAVDNVRRHAGEQARAWILVEDEPEAVTVSIRDDGPGFAPGRLGEAERAGRLGVSQSIRGRLLDLGGTAELYSAPGEGVEVELRVPRKATP from the coding sequence ATGACGGACGTCGGCAGAGCCGGCGCGGTGGGCGGTACGGTCGCAGCCGGCGGCATGTCCGTCGAACTCCCGCTCTGGAAGGCCATCTCCTACTTCCGGGTGCTGGCGCTGATCTACGCGCTGCTGCGGTACGTCAACTCGTACCTGCACTTCCTGCACCCCGTCGCCGGCTGGATCTTCCTCGGCGCGCTCACCCTCTGGACCCTCGCCACCACCCGGGCCTTCGCCAACCCGCAGCGCTGCACCTGGTACGTCCTGGGCGTGGACCTCACCCTCGTGGTCACCGGCATCGTGATGAGCGGTCTGACCGACGCCCCGGGCCGGATCAGCCACGGCGCGCCCACCCTGCCGACCATCTGGGCCGCCGGCACGGTCCTCGGCTGCGCCGCGAAGGGCGGCTGGCGCCCGGCGGCGGCCTCGGGCTCGGTGATCGGCGCCGCCAACATCCTCTGCCACGGCGGGCCGACCGGCGACAACCTCCACAACATCGTGCTGCTGCTGGTCGCCGGGTGCGCGATCGGCTACGTGATCGAGCTGGCCCGGGCCAGCGAGGCCACGCTCACCCGGGCGCTGCAGGTCGAGGCGGCCACCCGGGAGCGCGAGCGGCTCTCCCGGGACATCCACGACGGCGTGCTGCAGGTGCTCGCCCTGGTCCAGCGGCGCGGCGCGGAGCTGGGCGACGGGACGGGCGGCGCCGGTGCCGGCGCCGGTACGGGCTTCGCCGAGCTGGGGCGGCTGGCCGGCGAGCAGGAGCGCGCGCTGCGGACCCTGATGACCGGCGGGCCGATCCCGGCCCAGCGCCTGCCGGAGCCGGACGCCGCCGAGCCGCGCGACCTCACCGCGCTGCTGCGCCCGTACGGCGACGAGCGGATCACGCTCTCCGCCCCCGGCACCCCGGTGCTGCTGCCCGGCCCGGCCGCGGGCGAGCTCGCCGCGGCCGTCGGCGCGGCCGTGGACAACGTCCGCCGGCACGCCGGTGAGCAGGCCCGGGCCTGGATCCTGGTCGAGGACGAGCCGGAGGCCGTCACGGTCAGCATCCGCGACGACGGCCCCGGGTTCGCCCCCGGCCGGCTCGGTGAGGCGGAGCGGGCGGGCCGGCTGGGCGTCTCCCAGTCCATCCGCGGTCGGCTGCTGGACCTCGGCGGTACGGCCGAGCTGTACTCGGCGCCCGGGGAGGGCGTCGAGGTCGAACTGCGCGTCCCGAGGAAGGCCACTCCATGA
- a CDS encoding response regulator yields MTDQQLMIDQPTTGRPVRVMVVDDHPMWRDAVSRDLAEAGLDVVATAGDGEEAVRRARACSPQVVVLDLNLPGLPGAEVCRQVVAQDPAVRVLVLSASGEHQDVLEAVKSGATGYLVKSAGREELLDAVRRTAVGDAVFTPGLAGLVLGEFRRLAAEPAPASAPAAPQLTARETEVLRLVAKGLSYRQIADRLVLSHRTVQNHVQNTLGKLQLHNRVELVRYAIEQGLDDEI; encoded by the coding sequence ATGACCGACCAGCAGCTGATGATCGATCAGCCGACCACCGGCCGGCCGGTGCGGGTGATGGTGGTGGACGACCACCCGATGTGGCGGGACGCCGTCTCGCGCGACCTCGCCGAGGCCGGGCTGGACGTGGTGGCCACCGCGGGTGACGGCGAGGAGGCCGTCCGCCGCGCCCGGGCCTGCTCGCCGCAGGTCGTCGTGCTGGACCTCAACCTGCCCGGCCTGCCCGGCGCGGAGGTGTGCCGGCAGGTGGTCGCGCAGGACCCGGCGGTGCGGGTGCTGGTGCTGTCGGCCAGCGGGGAGCACCAGGACGTGCTGGAGGCGGTGAAGTCCGGCGCGACCGGGTACCTGGTGAAGTCGGCCGGCCGGGAGGAGCTGCTGGACGCGGTGCGGCGCACGGCCGTCGGCGACGCGGTGTTCACCCCGGGCCTGGCCGGCCTGGTGCTCGGCGAGTTCCGCCGGCTGGCGGCCGAGCCGGCCCCCGCCTCGGCGCCGGCCGCCCCGCAGCTGACCGCCCGGGAGACGGAGGTGCTGCGGCTGGTGGCCAAGGGCCTGTCCTACCGCCAGATCGCCGACCGGCTGGTGCTGTCGCACCGCACGGTGCAGAACCACGTGCAGAACACGCTGGGCAAGCTGCAGCTGCACAACCGGGTGGAGCTGGTCCGGTACGCGATCGAGCAGGGCCTGGACGACGAGATCTGA